In Triplophysa rosa unplaced genomic scaffold, Trosa_1v2 scaffold148_ERROPOS71392, whole genome shotgun sequence, a genomic segment contains:
- the zpax4 gene encoding zona pellucida protein AX 4 isoform X2 has product MQQSSKQIPITVECRDRHLFISTDLPPSGNEPHFEAVDGGGSYPVTEYYGAQCGYTYSVQPLLGRVVLRASYFSCHTENQNDEVFTFKFRMIIEEQRGKESFVNVSKTCYIPPSHPREVTCEENYMEVSVESGLPCPYPGAVKSDFSAAFSVAQQSAVESLQVMLQAEGQQPEVMSTEDVAKQGYFIMLTPGRIVFRSSFGQPHASFRMVNGVAVEVIHATVFFRQGWTVVMVDLVAACSLDQGSFDGNRLHWKTPAVMTPLLIGPSDLMSEYISIGVDGQVINKQAAEDRGYAVTVNEETVDSSIPFAAEGGVRKSFLMDNVYNELYTVQLTYEQVFVDHSGARTRQNVVRQMATPPIAHPPFSVNQTTPEERVFTVFLGNIPFDVELVSVTLNGQEFSVLTAVQMGYFITRIPQENNTCAYILQVPFDNAVVKKLYIAEGLFQYILEINWTLNIMPQGEAYYHLSSVMALFRDILPPVFDSMCADNGISFQRNHREYDYLWDFTIGRYPLTEQLASERGYIMNNNSNTLILDVPLSTIGYIYEEINLQHFYGSFEVLTRNAKTLSVEQSSAQRCLFQTTELLVCSTEGVLTVVSDITQAVPSIDPGRTTLLDNSCRPLEFDDRRVLFSFGLNTCGTRVQIHQQYVMYENEIIFHMLYSTDSKPVITRDAAYRMTVRCIYPVHGTESLFVDQKFKSETPGMDQSKDPVKVIPQMLNPMSLQKPTKPLIHRANLVAEVRDQNRRKKPAQAMPADHVRVVKWRAPVNAYEFRQTRT; this is encoded by the exons ATGCAGCAGTCCTCCAAACAGA TTCCCATTACAGTTGAGTGCCGAGATCGCCACCTGTTTATCTCCACAGATCTCCCACCCTCTGGCAATGAACCTCATTTTGAGGCAGTTG ATGGTGGAGGTTCGTATCCTGTCACTGAGTACTATGGGGCACAATGCGGTTACACTTACTCTGTTCAGCCTCTGCTTGGCCGTGTGGTGCTGAGAGCCTCATACTTCTCCTGTCACACAGAAAATCAG AATGATGAGGTTTTCACCTTCAAGTTTAGAATGATAATTGAAGAGCAGAGGGGCAAAGAATCATTTGTCAATGTTTCAAAGACTTGTTACATTCCACCTTCTCATCCAAGAGAAGTAACCTGTGAGGAGAACTATATGGAG GTATCTGTTGAAAGTGGTCTTCCCTGCCCTTATCCTGGTGCTGTTAAAAGTGACTTTTCTGCAGCTTTCTCTGTG GCTCAACAGTCTGCTGTGGAGTCCTTGCAGGTTATGCTACAAGCAGAGGGTCAACAGCCTGAAGTCATGTCGACTGAAGATGTTGCTAAACAGGGCTACTTTATAATGCTCACACCAGGCCGGATTGTCTTTCGTTCATCCTTTGGACAACCTCATGCTTCCTTCAGAATG GTCAATGGTGTTGCAGTTGAAGTAATACATGCCACAGTGTTTTTCAGACAGGGCTGGACTGTTGTCATGGTGGACCTGGTTGCTGCCTGCTCATTGG ATCAGGGATCTTTTGATGGCAACAGACTTCACTGGAAGACCCCTGCAGTGATGACTCCACTGCTCATTGGCCCCTCAGATTTGATGAGCGAGTACATAAGCATAGGGGTTGATGGCCAGGTCATTAACAAACAGGCAGCTGAAGACCGAGGCTATGCCGTGACTGTAAATGAGGAGACTGTAGACAGCAGTATCCCTTTTGCTGCAGAGGGAGGGGTCCGAAAG AGCTTTTTGATGGACAATGTATATAATGAGTTGTATACAGTACAGTTGACCTATGAGCAAGTGTTTGTGGACCACAGTGGTGCGAGGACCAGGCAAAATGTGGTTCGACAAATGGCTACTCCACCAATTGCTCATCCCCCCTTTTCAGTCAACC AAACGACACCTGAAGAACGTGTCTTTACTGTCTTTCTGGGTAACATCCCTTTTGATGTCGAACTGGTTTCCGTGACTCTAAATGGGCAGGAGTTTTCGGTCTTGACTGCTGTGCAGATGGGTTACTTTATTACCAGAATCCCACAGGAAAATAATACATGTGCTTACATCTTGCAAGTTCCGTTTGATAATGCTGTAGTGAAAAAACTG TACATTGCTGAGGGACTCTTTCAGTACATACTGGAAATTAACTGGACTTTAAATATCATGCCTCAGGGGGAGGCTTATTACCACCTTTCTTCTGTGATGGCTTTGTTCCGTGACATCT TGCCTCCAGTATTTGACAGCATGTGTGCTGACAATGGCATAAGCTTCCAGAGGAACCATCGCGAATATGACTACTTGTGGGACTTCACAATTGGACGCTATCCTCTGACTGAGCAGCTGGCGTCTGAGCGGGGTTACATTATGAACAATAACAGCAACACCCTCATCCTGGATGTCCCTCTGTCTACAATTGGATACATCTACGAG GAGATTAATCTGCAACATTTCTACGGCTCATTTGAAGTTCTAACCAGAAATGCTAAAACCCTGTCAGTTGAGCAGTCCTCAGCACAACGCTGCCTCTTCCAAACCACTGAACTCTTGG TGTGCTCCACTGAGGGTGTTCTGACTGTGGTTAGTGACATTACTCAAGCAGTCCCATCTATTGACCCTGGTCGGACCACACTATTGGACAACAGCTGCAGACCCCTGGAGTTTGATGACAGaagagttttgttttcttttgggCTTAACACCTGTGGAACTAGAGTTCAG ATTCATCAGCAGTATGTGATGTATGAAAATGAGATCATATTTCACATGTTATATTCAACTGACAGCAAGCCAGTCATAACCAGAGATGCTGCATACAG GATGACTGTGAGATGCATTTACCCAGTGCATGGCACTGAAAGCCTGTTTGTGGACCAGAAGTTCAAATCCGAGACCCCTGGAATGGATCAATCCAAGGATCCCGTGAAGG ttATTCCCCAAATGCTTAATCCCATGTCACTTCAAAAACCAACAAAGCCCTTGATTCATAGAGCAAACTTAGTTGCTGAAGTAAGAGACCAAAACAGAAGGAAAAAACCAGCGCAGGCCATGCCGGCTGATCATGTGCGTGTGGTGAAGTGGAGAGCTCCTGTGAATGCATATGAATTCCGCCAAACTAG GACCTAA
- the zpax4 gene encoding zona pellucida protein AX 4 isoform X1, whose translation MAIGFISGGLLLLCAVTCALWDPKSSMQQSSKQIPITVECRDRHLFISTDLPPSGNEPHFEAVDGGGSYPVTEYYGAQCGYTYSVQPLLGRVVLRASYFSCHTENQNDEVFTFKFRMIIEEQRGKESFVNVSKTCYIPPSHPREVTCEENYMEVSVESGLPCPYPGAVKSDFSAAFSVAQQSAVESLQVMLQAEGQQPEVMSTEDVAKQGYFIMLTPGRIVFRSSFGQPHASFRMVNGVAVEVIHATVFFRQGWTVVMVDLVAACSLDQGSFDGNRLHWKTPAVMTPLLIGPSDLMSEYISIGVDGQVINKQAAEDRGYAVTVNEETVDSSIPFAAEGGVRKSFLMDNVYNELYTVQLTYEQVFVDHSGARTRQNVVRQMATPPIAHPPFSVNQTTPEERVFTVFLGNIPFDVELVSVTLNGQEFSVLTAVQMGYFITRIPQENNTCAYILQVPFDNAVVKKLYIAEGLFQYILEINWTLNIMPQGEAYYHLSSVMALFRDILPPVFDSMCADNGISFQRNHREYDYLWDFTIGRYPLTEQLASERGYIMNNNSNTLILDVPLSTIGYIYEEINLQHFYGSFEVLTRNAKTLSVEQSSAQRCLFQTTELLVCSTEGVLTVVSDITQAVPSIDPGRTTLLDNSCRPLEFDDRRVLFSFGLNTCGTRVQIHQQYVMYENEIIFHMLYSTDSKPVITRDAAYRMTVRCIYPVHGTESLFVDQKFKSETPGMDQSKDPVKVIPQMLNPMSLQKPTKPLIHRANLVAEVRDQNRRKKPAQAMPADHVRVVKWRAPVNAYEFRQTRT comes from the exons ATGGCTATTGGCTTTATTTCAGg AGGCCTACTTCTCCTGTGTGCAGTAACCTGTGCCTTATGGGACCCTAAAAGCTCAATGCAGCAGTCCTCCAAACAGA TTCCCATTACAGTTGAGTGCCGAGATCGCCACCTGTTTATCTCCACAGATCTCCCACCCTCTGGCAATGAACCTCATTTTGAGGCAGTTG ATGGTGGAGGTTCGTATCCTGTCACTGAGTACTATGGGGCACAATGCGGTTACACTTACTCTGTTCAGCCTCTGCTTGGCCGTGTGGTGCTGAGAGCCTCATACTTCTCCTGTCACACAGAAAATCAG AATGATGAGGTTTTCACCTTCAAGTTTAGAATGATAATTGAAGAGCAGAGGGGCAAAGAATCATTTGTCAATGTTTCAAAGACTTGTTACATTCCACCTTCTCATCCAAGAGAAGTAACCTGTGAGGAGAACTATATGGAG GTATCTGTTGAAAGTGGTCTTCCCTGCCCTTATCCTGGTGCTGTTAAAAGTGACTTTTCTGCAGCTTTCTCTGTG GCTCAACAGTCTGCTGTGGAGTCCTTGCAGGTTATGCTACAAGCAGAGGGTCAACAGCCTGAAGTCATGTCGACTGAAGATGTTGCTAAACAGGGCTACTTTATAATGCTCACACCAGGCCGGATTGTCTTTCGTTCATCCTTTGGACAACCTCATGCTTCCTTCAGAATG GTCAATGGTGTTGCAGTTGAAGTAATACATGCCACAGTGTTTTTCAGACAGGGCTGGACTGTTGTCATGGTGGACCTGGTTGCTGCCTGCTCATTGG ATCAGGGATCTTTTGATGGCAACAGACTTCACTGGAAGACCCCTGCAGTGATGACTCCACTGCTCATTGGCCCCTCAGATTTGATGAGCGAGTACATAAGCATAGGGGTTGATGGCCAGGTCATTAACAAACAGGCAGCTGAAGACCGAGGCTATGCCGTGACTGTAAATGAGGAGACTGTAGACAGCAGTATCCCTTTTGCTGCAGAGGGAGGGGTCCGAAAG AGCTTTTTGATGGACAATGTATATAATGAGTTGTATACAGTACAGTTGACCTATGAGCAAGTGTTTGTGGACCACAGTGGTGCGAGGACCAGGCAAAATGTGGTTCGACAAATGGCTACTCCACCAATTGCTCATCCCCCCTTTTCAGTCAACC AAACGACACCTGAAGAACGTGTCTTTACTGTCTTTCTGGGTAACATCCCTTTTGATGTCGAACTGGTTTCCGTGACTCTAAATGGGCAGGAGTTTTCGGTCTTGACTGCTGTGCAGATGGGTTACTTTATTACCAGAATCCCACAGGAAAATAATACATGTGCTTACATCTTGCAAGTTCCGTTTGATAATGCTGTAGTGAAAAAACTG TACATTGCTGAGGGACTCTTTCAGTACATACTGGAAATTAACTGGACTTTAAATATCATGCCTCAGGGGGAGGCTTATTACCACCTTTCTTCTGTGATGGCTTTGTTCCGTGACATCT TGCCTCCAGTATTTGACAGCATGTGTGCTGACAATGGCATAAGCTTCCAGAGGAACCATCGCGAATATGACTACTTGTGGGACTTCACAATTGGACGCTATCCTCTGACTGAGCAGCTGGCGTCTGAGCGGGGTTACATTATGAACAATAACAGCAACACCCTCATCCTGGATGTCCCTCTGTCTACAATTGGATACATCTACGAG GAGATTAATCTGCAACATTTCTACGGCTCATTTGAAGTTCTAACCAGAAATGCTAAAACCCTGTCAGTTGAGCAGTCCTCAGCACAACGCTGCCTCTTCCAAACCACTGAACTCTTGG TGTGCTCCACTGAGGGTGTTCTGACTGTGGTTAGTGACATTACTCAAGCAGTCCCATCTATTGACCCTGGTCGGACCACACTATTGGACAACAGCTGCAGACCCCTGGAGTTTGATGACAGaagagttttgttttcttttgggCTTAACACCTGTGGAACTAGAGTTCAG ATTCATCAGCAGTATGTGATGTATGAAAATGAGATCATATTTCACATGTTATATTCAACTGACAGCAAGCCAGTCATAACCAGAGATGCTGCATACAG GATGACTGTGAGATGCATTTACCCAGTGCATGGCACTGAAAGCCTGTTTGTGGACCAGAAGTTCAAATCCGAGACCCCTGGAATGGATCAATCCAAGGATCCCGTGAAGG ttATTCCCCAAATGCTTAATCCCATGTCACTTCAAAAACCAACAAAGCCCTTGATTCATAGAGCAAACTTAGTTGCTGAAGTAAGAGACCAAAACAGAAGGAAAAAACCAGCGCAGGCCATGCCGGCTGATCATGTGCGTGTGGTGAAGTGGAGAGCTCCTGTGAATGCATATGAATTCCGCCAAACTAG GACCTAA
- the zpax4 gene encoding zona pellucida protein AX 4 isoform X3 encodes MAIGFISGGLLLLCAVTCALWDPKSSMQQSSKQIPITVECRDRHLFISTDLPPSGNEPHFEAVDGGGSYPVTEYYGAQCGYTYSVQPLLGRVVLRASYFSCHTENQNDEVFTFKFRMIIEEQRGKESFVNVSKTCYIPPSHPREVTCEENYMEVSVESGLPCPYPGAVKSDFSAAFSVAQQSAVESLQVMLQAEGQQPEVMSTEDVAKQGYFIMLTPGRIVFRSSFGQPHASFRMVNGVAVEVIHATVFFRQGWTVVMVDLVAACSLDQGSFDGNRLHWKTPAVMTPLLIGPSDLMSEYISIGVDGQVINKQAAEDRGYAVTVNEETVDSSIPFAAEGGVRKSFLMDNVYNELYTVQLTYEQVFVDHSGARTRQNVVRQMATPPIAHPPFSVNQTTPEERVFTVFLGNIPFDVELVSVTLNGQEFSVLTAVQMGYFITRIPQENNTCAYILQVPFDNAVVKKLYIAEGLFQYILEINWTLNIMPQGEAYYHLSSVMALFRDILPPVFDSMCADNGISFQRNHREYDYLWDFTIGRYPLTEQLASERGYIMNNNSNTLILDVPLSTIGYIYEEINLQHFYGSFEVLTRNAKTLSVEQSSAQRCLFQTTELLVCSTEGVLTVVSDITQAVPSIDPGRTTLLDNSCRPLEFDDRRVLFSFGLNTCGTRVQVLLPL; translated from the exons ATGGCTATTGGCTTTATTTCAGg AGGCCTACTTCTCCTGTGTGCAGTAACCTGTGCCTTATGGGACCCTAAAAGCTCAATGCAGCAGTCCTCCAAACAGA TTCCCATTACAGTTGAGTGCCGAGATCGCCACCTGTTTATCTCCACAGATCTCCCACCCTCTGGCAATGAACCTCATTTTGAGGCAGTTG ATGGTGGAGGTTCGTATCCTGTCACTGAGTACTATGGGGCACAATGCGGTTACACTTACTCTGTTCAGCCTCTGCTTGGCCGTGTGGTGCTGAGAGCCTCATACTTCTCCTGTCACACAGAAAATCAG AATGATGAGGTTTTCACCTTCAAGTTTAGAATGATAATTGAAGAGCAGAGGGGCAAAGAATCATTTGTCAATGTTTCAAAGACTTGTTACATTCCACCTTCTCATCCAAGAGAAGTAACCTGTGAGGAGAACTATATGGAG GTATCTGTTGAAAGTGGTCTTCCCTGCCCTTATCCTGGTGCTGTTAAAAGTGACTTTTCTGCAGCTTTCTCTGTG GCTCAACAGTCTGCTGTGGAGTCCTTGCAGGTTATGCTACAAGCAGAGGGTCAACAGCCTGAAGTCATGTCGACTGAAGATGTTGCTAAACAGGGCTACTTTATAATGCTCACACCAGGCCGGATTGTCTTTCGTTCATCCTTTGGACAACCTCATGCTTCCTTCAGAATG GTCAATGGTGTTGCAGTTGAAGTAATACATGCCACAGTGTTTTTCAGACAGGGCTGGACTGTTGTCATGGTGGACCTGGTTGCTGCCTGCTCATTGG ATCAGGGATCTTTTGATGGCAACAGACTTCACTGGAAGACCCCTGCAGTGATGACTCCACTGCTCATTGGCCCCTCAGATTTGATGAGCGAGTACATAAGCATAGGGGTTGATGGCCAGGTCATTAACAAACAGGCAGCTGAAGACCGAGGCTATGCCGTGACTGTAAATGAGGAGACTGTAGACAGCAGTATCCCTTTTGCTGCAGAGGGAGGGGTCCGAAAG AGCTTTTTGATGGACAATGTATATAATGAGTTGTATACAGTACAGTTGACCTATGAGCAAGTGTTTGTGGACCACAGTGGTGCGAGGACCAGGCAAAATGTGGTTCGACAAATGGCTACTCCACCAATTGCTCATCCCCCCTTTTCAGTCAACC AAACGACACCTGAAGAACGTGTCTTTACTGTCTTTCTGGGTAACATCCCTTTTGATGTCGAACTGGTTTCCGTGACTCTAAATGGGCAGGAGTTTTCGGTCTTGACTGCTGTGCAGATGGGTTACTTTATTACCAGAATCCCACAGGAAAATAATACATGTGCTTACATCTTGCAAGTTCCGTTTGATAATGCTGTAGTGAAAAAACTG TACATTGCTGAGGGACTCTTTCAGTACATACTGGAAATTAACTGGACTTTAAATATCATGCCTCAGGGGGAGGCTTATTACCACCTTTCTTCTGTGATGGCTTTGTTCCGTGACATCT TGCCTCCAGTATTTGACAGCATGTGTGCTGACAATGGCATAAGCTTCCAGAGGAACCATCGCGAATATGACTACTTGTGGGACTTCACAATTGGACGCTATCCTCTGACTGAGCAGCTGGCGTCTGAGCGGGGTTACATTATGAACAATAACAGCAACACCCTCATCCTGGATGTCCCTCTGTCTACAATTGGATACATCTACGAG GAGATTAATCTGCAACATTTCTACGGCTCATTTGAAGTTCTAACCAGAAATGCTAAAACCCTGTCAGTTGAGCAGTCCTCAGCACAACGCTGCCTCTTCCAAACCACTGAACTCTTGG TGTGCTCCACTGAGGGTGTTCTGACTGTGGTTAGTGACATTACTCAAGCAGTCCCATCTATTGACCCTGGTCGGACCACACTATTGGACAACAGCTGCAGACCCCTGGAGTTTGATGACAGaagagttttgttttcttttgggCTTAACACCTGTGGAACTAGAGTTCAG GTTCTTTTACCTCTTTAG
- the si:dkey-19b23.7 gene encoding uncharacterized protein si:dkey-19b23.7 isoform X1 — MFLSIHQNSWTEKTFGGWIDALFNDFPIPCRIERDVMKEKEQIRRLQHFLSELAILGSLQGFHYFQPWLRGREELLLTVVNDDLRWRSPGYAVSVASNFTSTTCSSSYSLDSDYARSPLTGEEPFPQVKKQTPSATQQQTPSRGCDSHLLPASPSEREIAVPEVNCTLFLLAGYAKYGQPYSWIRSNHERLVNIGGTDTLVKDTPMKLKSITDWISAPEGTHAWDIVNELVGLCTMPPPDNPFSLDMRYLQTLSLPERFLVTGALLNFLEMIVVQGNREELFYDLVVAELKPLRQLHFKSLSEVQRLQGSDSTTSPSAEESPDNN, encoded by the exons ATGTTTTTATCGATACACCAGAACTCATGGACGGAAAAAACATTTGGAGGATGGATTGATGCTCTTTTTAACGATTTTCCAATACCTTGTAGAATCGAGAGAGACGTG ATGAAGGAAAAAGAACAGATCAGGAGACTTCAGCACTTCCTGTCTGAGCTTGCAATACTGGGGTCCTTACAG GGCTTCCATTATTTTCAGCCTTGGCTGAGAGGGAGAGAAGAACTTCTGCTGACTGTTGTGAATGATGATTTG agATGGCGTTCTCCTGGGTATGCCGTGTCTGTGGCCTCCAACTTTACCAGCACAACCTGCAGTAGCAGCTACAGTTTGGACAGTGACTACGCCAGGTCCCCTTTGACTGGAGAAGAGCCATTTCCACAGGTCAAGAAGCAGACGCCATCAGCCACGCAGCAGCAAACTCCCAGCAG GGGATGCGATTCTCATCTTCTCCCAGCCTCACCcagtgagagagagattgcTGTTCct GAAGTCAACTGCACCCTGTTCTTGTTGGCTGGCTATGCCAAGTATGGGCAACCTTATTCCTGGATTCGGTCTAATCATGAGCGCCTGGTAAACATCGGAGGAACTGATACTCTGGTTAAAGATACACCAATGAAACTCAAGTCTATCACAGACTGGATTTCAGCACCAGAAG GAACTCATGCATGGGATATTGTGAATGAGTTAGTGGGACTGTGCACCATGCCACCTCCTGACAACCCATTCTCTCTAGACATGAGGTACCTCCAAACCCTCTCCCTTCCAGAACGCTTCCTGGTCACTGGGGCCCTTCTGAACTTCCTGGAGATGATTGTGGTTCAGGGAAACCGAGAGGAACTATTCTATGATCTGG TGGTGGCAGAGTTGAAGCCATTGAGACAGCTTCATTTTAAGAGTCTCTCTGAGGTCCAGAGACTTCAAGGCAGTGACAGCACTACAAGTCCCTCAGCGGAAGAATCTCCAGACAATAACTGA
- the si:dkey-19b23.7 gene encoding uncharacterized protein si:dkey-19b23.7 isoform X2: MFLSIHQNSWTEKTFGGWIDALFNDFPIPCRIERDVMKEKEQIRRLQHFLSELAILGSLQRWRSPGYAVSVASNFTSTTCSSSYSLDSDYARSPLTGEEPFPQVKKQTPSATQQQTPSRGCDSHLLPASPSEREIAVPEVNCTLFLLAGYAKYGQPYSWIRSNHERLVNIGGTDTLVKDTPMKLKSITDWISAPEGTHAWDIVNELVGLCTMPPPDNPFSLDMRYLQTLSLPERFLVTGALLNFLEMIVVQGNREELFYDLVVAELKPLRQLHFKSLSEVQRLQGSDSTTSPSAEESPDNN; the protein is encoded by the exons ATGTTTTTATCGATACACCAGAACTCATGGACGGAAAAAACATTTGGAGGATGGATTGATGCTCTTTTTAACGATTTTCCAATACCTTGTAGAATCGAGAGAGACGTG ATGAAGGAAAAAGAACAGATCAGGAGACTTCAGCACTTCCTGTCTGAGCTTGCAATACTGGGGTCCTTACAG agATGGCGTTCTCCTGGGTATGCCGTGTCTGTGGCCTCCAACTTTACCAGCACAACCTGCAGTAGCAGCTACAGTTTGGACAGTGACTACGCCAGGTCCCCTTTGACTGGAGAAGAGCCATTTCCACAGGTCAAGAAGCAGACGCCATCAGCCACGCAGCAGCAAACTCCCAGCAG GGGATGCGATTCTCATCTTCTCCCAGCCTCACCcagtgagagagagattgcTGTTCct GAAGTCAACTGCACCCTGTTCTTGTTGGCTGGCTATGCCAAGTATGGGCAACCTTATTCCTGGATTCGGTCTAATCATGAGCGCCTGGTAAACATCGGAGGAACTGATACTCTGGTTAAAGATACACCAATGAAACTCAAGTCTATCACAGACTGGATTTCAGCACCAGAAG GAACTCATGCATGGGATATTGTGAATGAGTTAGTGGGACTGTGCACCATGCCACCTCCTGACAACCCATTCTCTCTAGACATGAGGTACCTCCAAACCCTCTCCCTTCCAGAACGCTTCCTGGTCACTGGGGCCCTTCTGAACTTCCTGGAGATGATTGTGGTTCAGGGAAACCGAGAGGAACTATTCTATGATCTGG TGGTGGCAGAGTTGAAGCCATTGAGACAGCTTCATTTTAAGAGTCTCTCTGAGGTCCAGAGACTTCAAGGCAGTGACAGCACTACAAGTCCCTCAGCGGAAGAATCTCCAGACAATAACTGA
- the si:dkey-19b23.7 gene encoding uncharacterized protein si:dkey-19b23.7 isoform X3, whose product MKEKEQIRRLQHFLSELAILGSLQGFHYFQPWLRGREELLLTVVNDDLRWRSPGYAVSVASNFTSTTCSSSYSLDSDYARSPLTGEEPFPQVKKQTPSATQQQTPSRGCDSHLLPASPSEREIAVPEVNCTLFLLAGYAKYGQPYSWIRSNHERLVNIGGTDTLVKDTPMKLKSITDWISAPEGTHAWDIVNELVGLCTMPPPDNPFSLDMRYLQTLSLPERFLVTGALLNFLEMIVVQGNREELFYDLVVAELKPLRQLHFKSLSEVQRLQGSDSTTSPSAEESPDNN is encoded by the exons ATGAAGGAAAAAGAACAGATCAGGAGACTTCAGCACTTCCTGTCTGAGCTTGCAATACTGGGGTCCTTACAG GGCTTCCATTATTTTCAGCCTTGGCTGAGAGGGAGAGAAGAACTTCTGCTGACTGTTGTGAATGATGATTTG agATGGCGTTCTCCTGGGTATGCCGTGTCTGTGGCCTCCAACTTTACCAGCACAACCTGCAGTAGCAGCTACAGTTTGGACAGTGACTACGCCAGGTCCCCTTTGACTGGAGAAGAGCCATTTCCACAGGTCAAGAAGCAGACGCCATCAGCCACGCAGCAGCAAACTCCCAGCAG GGGATGCGATTCTCATCTTCTCCCAGCCTCACCcagtgagagagagattgcTGTTCct GAAGTCAACTGCACCCTGTTCTTGTTGGCTGGCTATGCCAAGTATGGGCAACCTTATTCCTGGATTCGGTCTAATCATGAGCGCCTGGTAAACATCGGAGGAACTGATACTCTGGTTAAAGATACACCAATGAAACTCAAGTCTATCACAGACTGGATTTCAGCACCAGAAG GAACTCATGCATGGGATATTGTGAATGAGTTAGTGGGACTGTGCACCATGCCACCTCCTGACAACCCATTCTCTCTAGACATGAGGTACCTCCAAACCCTCTCCCTTCCAGAACGCTTCCTGGTCACTGGGGCCCTTCTGAACTTCCTGGAGATGATTGTGGTTCAGGGAAACCGAGAGGAACTATTCTATGATCTGG TGGTGGCAGAGTTGAAGCCATTGAGACAGCTTCATTTTAAGAGTCTCTCTGAGGTCCAGAGACTTCAAGGCAGTGACAGCACTACAAGTCCCTCAGCGGAAGAATCTCCAGACAATAACTGA
- the si:dkey-19b23.7 gene encoding uncharacterized protein si:dkey-19b23.7 isoform X4 → MKEKEQIRRLQHFLSELAILGSLQRWRSPGYAVSVASNFTSTTCSSSYSLDSDYARSPLTGEEPFPQVKKQTPSATQQQTPSRGCDSHLLPASPSEREIAVPEVNCTLFLLAGYAKYGQPYSWIRSNHERLVNIGGTDTLVKDTPMKLKSITDWISAPEGTHAWDIVNELVGLCTMPPPDNPFSLDMRYLQTLSLPERFLVTGALLNFLEMIVVQGNREELFYDLVVAELKPLRQLHFKSLSEVQRLQGSDSTTSPSAEESPDNN, encoded by the exons ATGAAGGAAAAAGAACAGATCAGGAGACTTCAGCACTTCCTGTCTGAGCTTGCAATACTGGGGTCCTTACAG agATGGCGTTCTCCTGGGTATGCCGTGTCTGTGGCCTCCAACTTTACCAGCACAACCTGCAGTAGCAGCTACAGTTTGGACAGTGACTACGCCAGGTCCCCTTTGACTGGAGAAGAGCCATTTCCACAGGTCAAGAAGCAGACGCCATCAGCCACGCAGCAGCAAACTCCCAGCAG GGGATGCGATTCTCATCTTCTCCCAGCCTCACCcagtgagagagagattgcTGTTCct GAAGTCAACTGCACCCTGTTCTTGTTGGCTGGCTATGCCAAGTATGGGCAACCTTATTCCTGGATTCGGTCTAATCATGAGCGCCTGGTAAACATCGGAGGAACTGATACTCTGGTTAAAGATACACCAATGAAACTCAAGTCTATCACAGACTGGATTTCAGCACCAGAAG GAACTCATGCATGGGATATTGTGAATGAGTTAGTGGGACTGTGCACCATGCCACCTCCTGACAACCCATTCTCTCTAGACATGAGGTACCTCCAAACCCTCTCCCTTCCAGAACGCTTCCTGGTCACTGGGGCCCTTCTGAACTTCCTGGAGATGATTGTGGTTCAGGGAAACCGAGAGGAACTATTCTATGATCTGG TGGTGGCAGAGTTGAAGCCATTGAGACAGCTTCATTTTAAGAGTCTCTCTGAGGTCCAGAGACTTCAAGGCAGTGACAGCACTACAAGTCCCTCAGCGGAAGAATCTCCAGACAATAACTGA